The genomic interval atatatatatatatatatatcaaaatttagaaaaaaattataaattacatCCAATTCTAACAAATACAATGATTAGTTATTCACAATAACAAGAAAAATTCAGTACAATGAGTAAATGGAGATCCTCATTCTTAGAGTTCTACACTAACTTTTCTCTCTTACACCCACAAAAAGTCACAAAATgtctttaattaaattattaatttctgaaaaaacaatattttaaattaagatcaaaatttgaaagttttcaaaactatttgtttaaattttttaaaaaaaatttaaaacttaatgctcaaattttctttaatataGTTGACTTTATTAATTGTTCTTtctaacatttttataatacattataCGAGTAATGATTTTTAAGATTCAACTCAATTCACCATTTGATTAGGTTAAATTGAGTTGAATCAATCCATCATAagatttgaattattttttaatataagttgtaatttcaaaacatttctattagatttttaaaatatagactatactatttaatatatgaaaaataaaataacttaatattttaaaaatacatatcTAATCAAGAGAATAATGGATAgtttgaataataaatatattattatttaatacttttggTTGGGTTGCTTCTTAAATCCAACATACAAAATCATCACCCAActcatttgagattgagtgagACTAATTTGGATTGAGTTTGAATAAATTGTAAAGAAAACTCAATCTTACCTATTTAGGGTATATTGGATTCTCGGCTTATCCAACCTAATAAATACCTAACTCAAAATGATCCCTAAAATTTGGTGTGATGAATAATTGgtgtttagaaaaaaaattcttgcTTTTGGGTTTTTATTATTCATTCCATTTGCACATGAGTTCATCCTTTAATAAGGTGTTAGTAATAGTAAAATGATCGTTGATGTGATACATGGTTGATAGTTATCTCTCACTTGAATGAAAATACTTAACTTTTATGCAtacaatatgtttatttttcaattattttaaaattcaaagcCATTGATTTCATTGATGTGCACTTATAGGGCAAAGATAAACATCAAGTGAGGATTCCTTGcttaataaaacaattataattgtCAAATAATCCTTGAAACTCACATatctttgaattttttgttgttCAAAGGGTGAACATCTTATCATTAAGAATGATCAAACAAGTttctataaatataattatatttcgTCTTAATATATCGttaaaaaattcattatataatttgattataaaaaatattaatatttataaattagtgtTGAAAACACCTTACTATTATTTCTAGGTTTAGCAACAAAAGTTGGAAATCTACCTCCACAAAAATACTTAGTCCAACAATAAACTTGTAACAATAGACTTATGATATGTATTCTTTGAAAGAAATTTTGTCCTTAATATCCTTAATATATGATTAAAGCAAAAATAAGGTTTGAGTGAAACATATAAACatacaattaaaattataaacaaatacaTATTCATTTAGCCATAAAGAATAAATCAACCACCaatacataaaaaaagaaaatataagtatttctctaatatttttttctctatgaCTCTTTTTGTATAAACAACTCTTTCTATACAAACtaagaagattttttttctttttcagctTACTCAACATGCTAGGAGCCATCACAACGATTTTCTTTTCATCTAATTAAGTTGAATTGTTGTATCTTATCATATGTTAGAATGTTATTGATTTGAGTTCACGAATGATTCCTCCAATATATCTACAcccttatttttattattctcttAGATTATGTATTAATGTGACAAAAACCACCACTaaaccaattaaaaaaaatgagttcTCAAACTCAATTTTTCCatgaaagaaaaagatgaagcattaaaaaaaaataaagaaaaaaaaaatattacacttTTAAACTCTTCATAGATGTATGTCTTAACAATTTGTTAATACACAATAATCATATAGGAGTAATGAACATGTTTGGATGAAATGAACTTATTTAAGAGTTTCactactaaaaataatttaaatataaataattaatgtttcaaagacttaaatttaagatattttttcaaAGATTAATGACTGTACAAACATTTCACGGATCAAATTAACTCTTtactcatttttaaaataaacatttttatttgaataaaaacaaCTCCTATCTCTTTTTAGATAAGTTTAACCAAACTAACAAATTCTTTAAACCTAAAACAATTAGTTTATTATGTAACACAATCATCATTGCACTTTTgatattttaacaaatattaGATGAGCAAAATATGCAAAAATTGCGTAAGAAaatgtggaaataaaataatttcatgataaaaaattatgtaagaaaatgtggaaataaaataacaaaatatagaATGCATGTTAGATTGGAAACCATTccactttattattttgtaatcgTTGAATCAAAACATTAGCTTAAGTAATTTCATTACAGTAAATAAATGAAATGCGTGGAGAACACACGGGACTCGTGCAACTGCGTCGTGAGTCAAGTCCTGCCGTCACTCGCCATGGCCTCGGTGGAGCAGCCTCCAAAGAAGCGAAAGCTTTACGAGCCTTTACTAGAACCGCCACCGTCTTCGCCTCCGTCACCACCACCGCCGGCAACCGAACCAACCCCTCCCTCTCCGCAAACCCTACCCCCGCCGTCTCAGGAGGAGATTCTCGCGAAGCGGCGGAACAAGGACGAAATTCGAAGCGTCTTCGAAGGTTACAAGCGGATTCAACGTTGCTTGCTTAACAAAGACGCTCCTTCCTCTATGGCAGACCTTGAAAAGAGTTATCTCGCGCTCATAACTTCTTCCAGAGGTGAACCTCTTTCTCTCGCTCTTAGCTCATTAACTAGCGGTTCTTACTATTGTTTAACTGTCGTCAATTGTTTGATTGTGATTGGAATGTGATATTGCTGGAGAGGAGCGTTTCTATAGAATCCGTTAGGAATCTAGTGCATAAACTTCATCTGGTTTGATGTTACTTAGGTTTGCCCAATATTTCGGGcaatatgaaattaaatgaCTAATTTCCTTGTTTGTTTCCGAGCTGCTTGTGGTTTCAATTCGTTTCGAATGTTCTCTGAAACATGAAATTCCTGACGCATGGTGAAAAATGTCGATTCTCTTAGACTGAAAAATATTGACTACTTTGTATTGAATTGATTGATTGAGCAATGCTCTTTGTGGTAGACAGATACTAGGTACAAAAGAAACAAGAGGAAAGAAATTCCTAAGTTTAAGAGATATTATAATACTTTCCTATGATACTTAATCTCCTAAATGAGGAAACTACGAAATGGAGAAAGAATCAACAATATCAATCATATGATTGACAATAATCGACACTCTTCCTTAAGGTTGTGCATATACAGATTGCATGCATCCAGTTTGTAACATATGTAGACTATCCTAGTACATGTTGAGGACTTGGTCAAGATGTTTTCCAATTGATCCTTAAATCACACAAAAGAAGTCTAGACCATGCCTACAAGAATCCTCTTTCTGAAGTATGGGGAAAGAACTCAGAATTTATTCACTTGaatttagagttgataaaaaTTAGTGAGTTATTGTTCTCAGCTGatgtattttatatatatagatgAGAAGTGTACAATGCAAGGAATAGATACAACCTAGAACTCAATCCTTAGGCTACTTACATACACCCATAAAACAACTTTATGAAAGTTGtacaattaaataataataagaattttaacacttcccctcaagttggtgcaTATAAATTGTATGCACCAAGCTTGGAACATATAAACTAAATTCTGGACCCTCTTAAATATTTAACAAGAATGTTTGTAAGTTGGTCATTAGAGCTGATAAATCCAATATTAAGTTTCTTGTATAACAACTTCTCTGTGACAAAATGACAATTGATATCTATGTGTTTAGTTATTTCATGAAGCACCGGATTGGAGGCAATATGAAAAATTGTTTGATTACCACAATACAATTTCATATGCTGAATTTCTCAAAATTTCAATACTTGAAGGAGTTGCTTAATCCACACAATTTCACAAGTGGCCAAAGCCATAAATCTATATTCAACTTCTACATTGGATTGGGTAATCATGCTCTTCCAAGAAACAATATTCCCTTCAATGAAAACACGTACCATGATTTTTGTCCTTCGCCAATTTGATAACCCGTACCATGTTCCTGTATGAGAAATGAATTGACATCAGAGTTTACAAAACAATTTAAAGAATATGTTAATTGGCTTAGTGAGATTAAATTATAAGGACGATGTAGAGTCTACAAAGACAAAACTAAGGTTTAACAAGGAGATAAAGGAACATGACTAATTTCTTGAGACACAACTTTGGATCCACTGGCCACACTAACAAGGTGAGGAATTTTTGATGAAGAAATAAATTTGACAGACTATTAGTAAAAAGTGTGATAAGAGGTATCTCCCTTTCCACTTTATAATCCCTTGAAAAATTCCTGTTTGGTCACAGCATTAATGTTCAAGTCAGGTTACTGGCCATGACCATATTAAAAATGAAGTCATTATAATAGTAAATTTGCTTATGTTTGGATTTTTGAGTGTAAATACTTTGGCAATAGTGATTTTTCCATATGTCAAATATTAGTGCTTGCTTCTATAATGCATGAATTTGAtcactttttaataaaattggaCCCAAAAAATCCCCTGCTTTACCCATGTGTGTGTGCCTTTCTTTCAGATTTcaattttttgaaaacaaaaaaattgttacTGGAACTTTGCTACATCGGTCAGTGTCATACTTGGAACCATTAAATGGAGAAAAAAATGCTTAATACCCCACTTCTGCTATATTAACATGATTCAGCTACTTCAGTGTCTGCAGTGATGTGTTGCTTTTTGTCGTAAAGTATCTAGGATTTGGGGATCTCCCTCTGTTAGGCCAAGGTAGTTGCTGAAAGCACAAGAGACTTGGGTTTCAATTTCACCTAAAATAGCTATGTCTCTACCTCATTGATTTTATTGCCCGATTAAGTGCTTAATTTGCTAGTGAACTATACCTTTTGCCAAGAATTTGAAGGAATAGATTCATTCTGTTTCCCAAGGTGAAGCTTCTGTATTGTGACAGGTTGTATGAGTGTTCAAAGAATTGTGGCCAATCTTATTCCTCGGTATGCATGTCACTGTCCAACAGCCTTGGAAGCAGCAGCTAAAGTTGTTATTAATATGCACAACTTTAGTTTGGCATTGATTAGTAGAGGAGAGGATTCCAGTGGTATTGCATTTGAAACTGCTAGAGCTTGTATTTGTGGCCTTGCTGATGTGTGCTGTGTTGGTTCATCGGTGGCACCAACGTCTGCTGTAATTAAAGGAATTTGCTCAGCAGTTTTTCAGAATGTGCTCACCTCTTTTATAGCCTTATTTGAAGGAAAGGATATCTTACAGATGGTCGACAAGAGTTTCCTGAATATGCAAGATAACCCTGAGGTCTTTTCTGAGTTGAAACAGAAAGTTTTAGAGGAGGATGAATCTCCATTGACTAAACTGTCCAAGTTTCGAGTATTATGTCTACTTTGGATTTTTTTCTCGTGTCCAAAAGATTTGCTTGCAGCTTGTTTGGATCTCTTAGGTTCTGCCACAAAAGAGGGAACTAACAATGAAGGACAGCATTTTTTGAGCCTGGTGACTAGCTTGTTTGATGATGATAAAACAGTTCACCTTTTAGATAACACAATTAGTGGACCTAAGTCTTGTACGGATTCTACTGGGTCTGGAATCAGAGATGATGAGGCTGGTGAGGAAGTTGTGACTGAAGGCAACTATGTTTCTGGTGGTGATTCATCTGTTGGCAAGAGCTGCTTACTTATACGGGTAatactttataattttaatcTTGTGTGGATATCATCATTTATACACagtatgttttatatttttgtaccTTAATACAGCTATTCTAACAATTTACATAGATAGTCTTTACATCTATTCTTTACTTTATTATTGCTCTATTCTTATGATGCTGTCAAGTACAGGGACCAAAACTGACTGTTATATAAATCACAAATGGCAGGAACCTTTTTGTGAACATTCTTTTTCAATTTAGTAGTAAGTTGTAAGGTTTAATCATATATAGGGACTAAAGTGATAAATGTGTCATGTGTAGGATAGGATGATATTGTTAATTTAACCATATTTACTTTTATTGTGGTTATGTTGGTTCTCTCTAGTCTCTCTCTCTTTCCTTGTTTTATTTGTATAATGTAATACTATATAACACTATTATGGCATCCACATTCAGATGTGAAACACATAAAAAGTTTCTAATTTGTATCAAATTCTCATCAATTTGTTAGAAATTTAAGATGTTGTAATTTACTATTTGTTATTGCTCATTAATTCCTTGTTTGTCATAGAAAAAAGACTTCATACGTAGGTTTTTATTGTAAAGACATGATATGATATGATTTTctcttttgaattttattttgagttccAGGATTGAGCTTTATGCTTTTAGGttgatattttcttaaaaattattagCATATTAATTGCTGGTGACACTGAAGAATGCTTGTTAAACTTGTTGCTTTTTGCTTGTTAGGAATTTTGTTCTAATAGCTTCTAACTAAGAAGCCTTTTTCGGCCATTCTGTATGCAGGTTCTTGACAGGAATCCCCCACTCCGGAAATGGATGTTGTGTAGATGTAAGAAGTTACTTGACTTGCTCCCAAATGCATCACTGGAAATTATGTCAGTACTGCAAGGAATTCTTGGAATGTTTCCTCAACAAACAGATTTGGAAGACTGTCAAGCAGATAGTGATGAAGATAAATCCGAATCTTCAATTTACATGAATAGTAGGAAGTACATGGTGCCTAGAAGCTCCGAGGAACATGAAAGCATTGCTGAATCATCTGGAAAAGGAGGCAATTTGAGAGTTTATGTTGGTTCTACTGATGGTTTTACTGATAAGGTTTCTGATAAATATGTGATGGCTCATAGCTCTGCAGTTTCTCTTGACAATAGTCCAGCGTTAAAAGTGGGTTTGCATTATGATAATGGAGTCTCAAAGCCCATTAGCATTGGGGTCGGGGAAGAAGGAAATATGCCAAATGTTAAATGTTCCACACCTAGGGACTCAGTAAGCCATCAAATATTCTCACCTGCAGTTAGAACACCGGGGAATTTTAGGAGTAATTCATTTGATGGTAGAAATGATTTCCTGAATGTAGAGAAAAATCAAGTCTCAAGCATGAATTTCAGTTCACCTCCATTGAGATCGTCTAGTGGATCTGTTAGTAATTCTTTGGCATCTCCTAATCATCATTTTATGTCACCAACTGCTTCAACAAAAAGTCAAATTGTGTGGTGCTGTGATGGGGATCCTGCTGCCATGGATATTGTCTCTGCTTCTAGGCTGCTATGGATAGGTTATGTGGGCCCTGATGTGCCCGAAAGTCATATTAGGTTTCACCTAGAAAGATTTGGTcctattgaaaaatttattttcttcccAGTTAAAGGCTTTGCCTTGGTCGAATACAGAAGGATCATTGATGCAATAAAAACTCGACACTGTTTACCTGGATGTTTTCCTTGCCGTGTAAAATTCATGGATGTAGGACTTGGAACTAGGGGTGCAATGAGTGGTGTTGCAGTTGGCTCTAGTTCTCATATTTTTGTTGGAAATATTCCTAGTCAATGGGCCAAGGATGAGGTCATGCATGAAACAAGAAAAATGATCCACAAGGGTCCTCTTGCATTCATTGATCTTAGCTGTGAGTTTGCATTACTAATGGAATTTGAAACGCCTGAAGAAGCTACAGCTGTCATGTTGCATCTGAGACAAATGCGAAGAGAAAGAAGTAACTACAACCAGCATTTTGGTCCAGCTCCAGGAACAGGTAATGTTGGAATTGGGCATGCTTATATGGATGGTGCAAGACCTgtacctgccccaccccctcccCCTCCCCATCTTGATCTTCAAGTTAACAACTCTGCTGGATCACCACATGCTCGAACTCTACCAGGGAGCCCCGCTGATAGCAGTCGAACGGTGATGTCTCACCTGTCCACCTTACTTTCTTCATTGTGCTCAAAGTACAATATTAATCAAAACCTAGGTCTCAATGATAATTACATGACTGGCAATAATTTTCCTTCCATGCGTGAGGAAGATATGGTGCCATCCAGCACTCTGTGCATAACTATTCCACATTGTAGCAGTTCTATGTTCCTTTCGGATGATGAGTTAATGGCCATTTGCAATCTTGCCATTGGGAATGCTGGATCCATTGTCCAGTTGACACAAGCAAGCACGCAGATGGGATGTAGTTGGTTTGTCGAATGCAGTAATATTGAAGGAGCAGTTTCTGCGCTAAAGAATCTCCGTTGTTGTCCAGGATTGTTCTTCCAGATAGAATTCAGGTATACTAGATGAATTTTTATAAtgtacacacacacacacacgaATATTGATGATTTTCCCATTTGGAAGCATATGCCCCAAACTTCAATGTCTTCTCATTCTCtctttaatccaaacaaaagGCACCAAAAAGGATCTGCATTTGAACACATGgttctctttttcttaattattttaattgaattttcaGTTTGATTTGTTCATTAGataatacataatatatatacacTGAAAGTAGCAAATTGATTATTAGCTAGTGTTATTTGACTCtagtgtaaaataaaatatactaaatATGACACGATGTTGTTGCTAATTACTAAGCCCATTCTTCTATCGAAAAACAATGTAAAACCGTAAAGTAGCATGTTTAGATTGTCTTGCTGTCTTAAAtctattttatgaattttacaTGTGAAATTCCATATTGAGTAAAGATAGTGATTTATTTCTCGTTACAACTAACTCACTGTTTTAAGAGTTTCCAAATgataataatacaaaatattgAATTAACACGGATAATTTCCCCATTGATATAAAATTTGGTGAAATGATCCTTACTGTTTGTTATCTTGAGACCTAACTGAACAACATCGGCTTTTAGGAGAGATGAAAGGTGGCCCTTGGCATGATATCACAACCTTTGTGATCAAGTGTTTAGGGGGTTGATCTTCATTGTCAAGTTTTTCTAAATGCTATGCATGTTAAAGCTTCAAGCCAAAAGGACTAATCTGGGAAATAGTGTTTTGGTGATATAAAAACTAATAGAGCCTTTGCCTGACAGTATAAGCGTAATGAGTGAGTTGTTTTTTGAAAACTGCAGCTTACTATTCAATAGTAAATTGCCTAATATATGCattccaaaaatattattacgGACAATCTCAAATGGGTGCATGGGAGCACTAGATGGGATGGCACCCAGGATGCTGGGTGGTGCATGTCAAGCTAACAATTGCTTCGGCAAGTGTGTGCAGCTTGTCTGGTGAAATTTCATTTCCTCATAGGATGGGGATGGGACACAATGATGTTGTTACTGTTAGTTCTCCtgaaaaagaaaaccaaaattatgAAAACTGGTGTTAGATGCAGTCCAAGCTTTTCCCACCCTGTTTGTCTCTCTGGTGTAGCACCACTGTTAGGGACACCGGGACATATCAGTCTCAACATTGAATCTGAGTAAATCTCAAAATGCACTAGTTTAGAAGAACACAAAAGCTGAGACATAGATGGAGTGTGACAATGTTATCAAAATCAGGCCATTGTTATCAAAGTGTACTGGTCTGGGTGGTATACTCCTTTCACCAAATCATCATATATCTCGCCAAAATGAGAATCCCATTTTCATATATTATCaagaacataaaatatttagactaaacttattttttatagaCCAATCATGCGAAATACCCCAGAAAACTATTCCTAATTTAAGCTAAAATAAGAtgataaaaaatagaataaaatttataaacaaaatttaaaaaaaaatccaaataaaaattcctaattatgaaatttaaaaccCTGAATAAATAGCAGAAACTAATAACATAATCCACATCACTTCTCCATtgatgtaaattaattttacttacACCATTGTCTATTGATCTTGAATTCATTATTGTGTTGGCTAAGAATTGTTATTTCTTCCAAGTGCAACAGCTTTTAGATTGTGTCTTAGTAAGTCCTCAGAATAATTCATTAGTGTTCTCTAACTTAGTTACTGTTCTCCCCGCTCTATACAGCAAACCTGGACATCAGAACACTGTACCATTTTCAGTTAAACCAGAGATGAATTGTATGGAGCTTGTATCCCCCAGAATAATTTCTGAAAATCATACTAGTGGAATGCAGAGTGCACCTCTGCCTCATTCAAACTGGCACTTTCCTGGTTCTAGGGAGATGTCAGAGGTTGGAGCAAGGAAACCTGATGGTTATGATAATTTGTCACAGGATCCTCATCAAGGAGGTAGTGTTCTATGAATTCTATTTGTCTATGAGGACAGTTTTTTCTTGGTTATGGAATTACAATCAAATAACTTAGGTGCATATGGTGCTTTCTGGTGAACAATTGTGCCTGTTTCTGAAATTTTCAATCTTCTACCCCAGGTAATGTTCCACATTCACACTCTGGAGCGCATGCACCTTCCATCCCACCACTGCAGCAAATTCAGTCATCTACTTTTGTTCGCCCTGTTTATGCTCCTCCAAATGGTCCATGGGATCATCGGGGAATAAATAATCATTTACATGTCAGCCAATTGAACACAGGAGTAATGCCAAATAATTTTCATGGTAATGCTGTTGTAAGTCCATTTATTCCTGCTTCAGTGACTCCACTTGCTCAGATACAAGGAACTCCAATGCATCCTTATAACCAGCAGGTGCCTCCATCAATTGTACCACCGCCTTTATCATCCTTGCCACCGCCTCAGCCTGAAATGCCACCTCCACTACCTCCTTCTCCACCACCTTTACCCCAGGTTCAGCCTCCTTTGGTTCCTCCACTGCCTAGTTCTCCTCCTCCCCCTCCTCCTCCGCCAGTGCCTGTCCAAGAACCAGTCAATATGGAATGTTCAGAGCAGTCTTTGCAGTATCAATGGCAGGGGAATCTATGTAAAAGTGGGGTCAATTACTGCAAAATTAATGCATGCAAGGCAGATTCAAATATTTGCCGATATTCAAATGCCATACCTGAGCCTGCTGAGTAAGACACTAATTGTAGCTTCGTTATTGGTCAATATTGTTTTCTTCTAATGGATGTTCATTCAGATTGCTTTTCTTTGTTGCAGGTGGACCACAAAATTAGACATGACAAAACGCACAGATCTTCGACATGTAAAATCAACATTTGCTGCTACTCCATCTCATAGAGTGAGTTTTCCAGCATCCTTTGGCTGCTCCCCTTCTCCAAGCTTCTCACGCTCATTTGTCAAGAATGAGTGTAATTTGTTAATTGATGTTTTGTTTTTAGGCTATTAAATTAGATGCATTCTTTGATTATATTCTTGGGTTTACATTGCTCAAGATCCTATAGCATGCACAAACATAGTCAGCATGCTTTGATCTCCATCTTGCCTTCCTTGTAATTTCTAGTTTGCCTGCCAATCTTATCTGTATCTGCTCTGTAACATGTCTGGCTTCCTGTCTACAATTTGACTAACAAGAGCCTGTTGCATGGTAGaattatcttctttttttccaTAATCAGGACCAATTTTGATTAGACTTGATTTGTACAATTGCTATTCTCTAATTGCTTGATAATGTTGGACATAGTCTAATCAACCTATGTAAATTACTGaattagaaataaaattcaCCCACCTTTTTCAAGTTGGTATCAAATCTTCTAATCTTGGGGATGTTTTATTTCTGGGCCTAAACCTAACTCAATCCAAATAGTTAGTTCTTGAAATGGGGattgttttcaaatcttttagcGCTACTTTCATGATATCTATAGGGATCTCAACACTGACTTCTCCCAGGATTGTACATATGGAACGTTGAATTTTTGGGGTTAAAGAACTATGAAAGTCATGGGTCTAGTTAGGattgattttctttttatattgcACTGAGAAAGCTGCAGGCCTGGCAGATTTTAGAGAGGTTAGGATGGTCCAGTATTGGATCAATGGTAGTGATACAACTTGATCAGATTAGTGAACAAACGAGTGAATGCTTATTGGTGAACTCTGTTCCACTCCTGTTCAATGTGATTCAGCAGTGAGTAGTACCTATGGTGTGTTACCTTACCATCTTGGATTTTTGTTGGACCTGATTCAATTCCGAAAGCTAGCCCATGGGATAAGAATTACCCAAGCCTTTATAAGCTCTACTTAGGCTATGTATATAGTTGATGTGGGATATCAACAGTTATCACCCAAAAAGGCGTGTCTATGTAGTCCGTCTAGACTACTCCTCAACTTCAGGGGAAGAGTAGTCAGTCTCTTGTGTTGTCGTCCTTTCCTCTTATTAAGTATATGACATCTTCCTTTGGCACTACTTGTCTGAAACCACTGGGTTGCATGAAAAACACCCACAAAAAAAGTGTGCTATTGAAGGTTGAGAGGTATATTTTGCCAGTTCAACTTTCATTTAAAACTTTAAGGGATTTATACCTAGGATCGATGTAACAGTGAATCAGTAATAGTACCCAAATGACCGTCTTTCATTTTACGTGCTCTTCTCTGGCCTTTAGATGTACGAGAGTTGTCTTGCTATGTCATATGGGTACAGAAACAAGTATCAGGCACAATATGATGTGATGATACTTAAATATGACAATTTTAAAAGTCAAGATAC from Phaseolus vulgaris cultivar G19833 chromosome 1, P. vulgaris v2.0, whole genome shotgun sequence carries:
- the LOC137816547 gene encoding uncharacterized protein isoform X1, whose product is MKCVENTRDSCNCVVSQVLPSLAMASVEQPPKKRKLYEPLLEPPPSSPPSPPPPATEPTPPSPQTLPPPSQEEILAKRRNKDEIRSVFEGYKRIQRCLLNKDAPSSMADLEKSYLALITSSRGCMSVQRIVANLIPRYACHCPTALEAAAKVVINMHNFSLALISRGEDSSGIAFETARACICGLADVCCVGSSVAPTSAVIKGICSAVFQNVLTSFIALFEGKDILQMVDKSFLNMQDNPEVFSELKQKVLEEDESPLTKLSKFRVLCLLWIFFSCPKDLLAACLDLLGSATKEGTNNEGQHFLSLVTSLFDDDKTVHLLDNTISGPKSCTDSTGSGIRDDEAGEEVVTEGNYVSGGDSSVGKSCLLIRVLDRNPPLRKWMLCRCKKLLDLLPNASLEIMSVLQGILGMFPQQTDLEDCQADSDEDKSESSIYMNSRKYMVPRSSEEHESIAESSGKGGNLRVYVGSTDGFTDKVSDKYVMAHSSAVSLDNSPALKVGLHYDNGVSKPISIGVGEEGNMPNVKCSTPRDSVSHQIFSPAVRTPGNFRSNSFDGRNDFLNVEKNQVSSMNFSSPPLRSSSGSVSNSLASPNHHFMSPTASTKSQIVWCCDGDPAAMDIVSASRLLWIGYVGPDVPESHIRFHLERFGPIEKFIFFPVKGFALVEYRRIIDAIKTRHCLPGCFPCRVKFMDVGLGTRGAMSGVAVGSSSHIFVGNIPSQWAKDEVMHETRKMIHKGPLAFIDLSCEFALLMEFETPEEATAVMLHLRQMRRERSNYNQHFGPAPGTGNVGIGHAYMDGARPVPAPPPPPPHLDLQVNNSAGSPHARTLPGSPADSSRTVMSHLSTLLSSLCSKYNINQNLGLNDNYMTGNNFPSMREEDMVPSSTLCITIPHCSSSMFLSDDELMAICNLAIGNAGSIVQLTQASTQMGCSWFVECSNIEGAVSALKNLRCCPGLFFQIEFSKPGHQNTVPFSVKPEMNCMELVSPRIISENHTSGMQSAPLPHSNWHFPGSREMSEVGARKPDGYDNLSQDPHQGGNVPHSHSGAHAPSIPPLQQIQSSTFVRPVYAPPNGPWDHRGINNHLHVSQLNTGVMPNNFHGNAVVSPFIPASVTPLAQIQGTPMHPYNQQVPPSIVPPPLSSLPPPQPEMPPPLPPSPPPLPQVQPPLVPPLPSSPPPPPPPPVPVQEPVNMECSEQSLQYQWQGNLCKSGVNYCKINACKADSNICRYSNAIPEPAEWTTKLDMTKRTDLRHVKSTFAATPSHRREVCRLIPSSTSDLRRFQDFVSYLKQRDCAGVIKIPASKSIWARLLFILPHSLETCSLLSIAPDPSDCLIALVLPKETNFEWI
- the LOC137816547 gene encoding uncharacterized protein isoform X2 — protein: MSVQRIVANLIPRYACHCPTALEAAAKVVINMHNFSLALISRGEDSSGIAFETARACICGLADVCCVGSSVAPTSAVIKGICSAVFQNVLTSFIALFEGKDILQMVDKSFLNMQDNPEVFSELKQKVLEEDESPLTKLSKFRVLCLLWIFFSCPKDLLAACLDLLGSATKEGTNNEGQHFLSLVTSLFDDDKTVHLLDNTISGPKSCTDSTGSGIRDDEAGEEVVTEGNYVSGGDSSVGKSCLLIRVLDRNPPLRKWMLCRCKKLLDLLPNASLEIMSVLQGILGMFPQQTDLEDCQADSDEDKSESSIYMNSRKYMVPRSSEEHESIAESSGKGGNLRVYVGSTDGFTDKVSDKYVMAHSSAVSLDNSPALKVGLHYDNGVSKPISIGVGEEGNMPNVKCSTPRDSVSHQIFSPAVRTPGNFRSNSFDGRNDFLNVEKNQVSSMNFSSPPLRSSSGSVSNSLASPNHHFMSPTASTKSQIVWCCDGDPAAMDIVSASRLLWIGYVGPDVPESHIRFHLERFGPIEKFIFFPVKGFALVEYRRIIDAIKTRHCLPGCFPCRVKFMDVGLGTRGAMSGVAVGSSSHIFVGNIPSQWAKDEVMHETRKMIHKGPLAFIDLSCEFALLMEFETPEEATAVMLHLRQMRRERSNYNQHFGPAPGTGNVGIGHAYMDGARPVPAPPPPPPHLDLQVNNSAGSPHARTLPGSPADSSRTVMSHLSTLLSSLCSKYNINQNLGLNDNYMTGNNFPSMREEDMVPSSTLCITIPHCSSSMFLSDDELMAICNLAIGNAGSIVQLTQASTQMGCSWFVECSNIEGAVSALKNLRCCPGLFFQIEFSKPGHQNTVPFSVKPEMNCMELVSPRIISENHTSGMQSAPLPHSNWHFPGSREMSEVGARKPDGYDNLSQDPHQGGNVPHSHSGAHAPSIPPLQQIQSSTFVRPVYAPPNGPWDHRGINNHLHVSQLNTGVMPNNFHGNAVVSPFIPASVTPLAQIQGTPMHPYNQQVPPSIVPPPLSSLPPPQPEMPPPLPPSPPPLPQVQPPLVPPLPSSPPPPPPPPVPVQEPVNMECSEQSLQYQWQGNLCKSGVNYCKINACKADSNICRYSNAIPEPAEWTTKLDMTKRTDLRHVKSTFAATPSHRREVCRLIPSSTSDLRRFQDFVSYLKQRDCAGVIKIPASKSIWARLLFILPHSLETCSLLSIAPDPSDCLIALVLPKETNFEWI